One Streptomyces sp. NBC_01237 genomic region harbors:
- a CDS encoding sugar O-acetyltransferase: MKDHFAGDPRTNHERMLAGDLYISDDPDIAKAQQRAVRLAARYLAAYAEDADAAQPVVAELLGGLGAGAHIRPPLHVDYGTYITVGEDTFINYNLTALDVAPITIGRDCQIGPNVQLLTPTHPVEPEPRRDKLEAAGPITIGDNVWLGGGAIVLAGVTIGDNSVIGAGAVVTKDVPANVVAVGNPARVIRSI; the protein is encoded by the coding sequence ATGAAGGACCACTTCGCGGGGGACCCCCGTACCAATCACGAGCGGATGCTCGCCGGAGACCTCTACATCTCCGATGACCCGGACATCGCCAAGGCCCAGCAGCGGGCCGTGCGCCTGGCCGCCCGGTACCTCGCGGCGTACGCGGAGGACGCCGATGCCGCGCAGCCCGTCGTCGCCGAACTCCTCGGCGGTCTCGGCGCGGGTGCCCACATCCGGCCGCCGCTCCACGTGGACTACGGCACGTACATCACGGTCGGCGAGGACACGTTCATCAACTACAACCTCACCGCGCTCGACGTGGCACCCATCACCATCGGGCGCGACTGCCAGATCGGGCCGAACGTACAGTTGCTCACCCCCACCCACCCGGTGGAGCCGGAGCCGCGCCGGGACAAGCTGGAGGCGGCCGGGCCGATCACGATCGGCGACAATGTCTGGCTGGGCGGCGGAGCGATCGTGCTCGCCGGGGTGACCATCGGGGACAACAGTGTCATCGGCGCCGGAGCCGTCGTGACGAAGGACGTTCCCGCCAACGTCGTCGCCGTGGGCAATCCGGCCCGGGTGATCCGCTCGATCTAG
- a CDS encoding TetR/AcrR family transcriptional regulator, with protein sequence MATGRNDPERRERIITAALDLIAEEGVAGTSHRKVAARAGVPLGSMTYHFGGMDELLREAFTRFSSSIVAVFEERLGAANTLDEAREAVVGLVHHLSIGNQRELVLTHELYTLAARKPAYRELTREWMRRSRRALEWHFDPATARQLDALIEGLAIHRALETEPHDRALTVEAVARITQSASGNP encoded by the coding sequence GTGGCGACTGGAAGGAACGACCCCGAGCGGCGGGAGCGCATCATCACCGCCGCGCTCGACCTCATCGCGGAGGAGGGGGTCGCCGGGACGTCGCACCGGAAGGTCGCCGCCCGCGCCGGGGTGCCGCTCGGATCGATGACGTATCACTTCGGCGGTATGGACGAGCTGTTGCGGGAAGCGTTCACCCGCTTCTCCAGCAGTATCGTCGCCGTCTTCGAGGAGCGTCTCGGCGCCGCGAACACCCTCGACGAAGCCCGGGAGGCGGTCGTCGGCCTCGTCCACCATCTGTCCATCGGGAATCAGCGCGAACTCGTCCTCACCCACGAGCTCTACACGCTCGCCGCCCGGAAACCCGCCTACCGCGAGCTGACCCGGGAGTGGATGCGCCGGAGCCGCCGCGCGCTGGAGTGGCACTTCGACCCGGCGACGGCACGGCAGCTCGACGCACTGATCGAGGGACTCGCCATCCACCGCGCACTGGAGACCGAACCGCACGACCGCGCACTGACCGTCGAGGCGGTCGCCCGCATCACACAGAGCGCGAGCGGGAATCCCTGA
- a CDS encoding DUF2000 domain-containing protein, with protein sequence MSVVNAPGTTTAVGFAPEEMDYSLSTRQARLKWVVVVDSDLPPGRAANAAVCAAAPTVASVPGLLGADAADAEGGVHPGLPWTGCSVLVADSATLRAIRAKAVSRTDTFVADVPAAAQSTRVYGDFIAAVGTTRTEDIEYCAVSVVGPRNRVDKIIGKLALMP encoded by the coding sequence ATGTCTGTGGTGAACGCTCCCGGGACGACGACTGCCGTCGGCTTCGCGCCCGAGGAAATGGACTACTCCCTGTCCACCCGCCAGGCCCGGCTGAAGTGGGTCGTGGTCGTCGACTCGGACCTTCCACCCGGTCGGGCCGCCAATGCCGCCGTCTGCGCCGCGGCCCCCACCGTGGCGTCGGTCCCCGGCCTGCTGGGCGCCGACGCCGCCGACGCGGAAGGCGGAGTGCACCCGGGCCTGCCCTGGACCGGCTGTTCGGTGCTCGTCGCCGACTCCGCCACGCTGCGCGCCATCCGTGCCAAGGCGGTGTCCCGCACTGACACCTTTGTGGCGGACGTGCCCGCCGCGGCCCAGAGCACCCGCGTCTACGGTGACTTCATCGCAGCCGTGGGCACGACCCGTACCGAAGACATCGAGTACTGCGCCGTGAGCGTCGTCGGTCCGCGCAACCGGGTCGACAAGATCATTGGCAAGCTTGCCCTCATGCCCTGA
- a CDS encoding Lrp/AsnC family transcriptional regulator: MELDALDLALLRELQNDARQTNRDLAAKTGVSPSTSLERVRLLRERGVITGYHAVLDLDAAGRPVQALISVRIRPPARPVIEGFREWAARLPEVIGLFVTSGTHDFLLHIAVADVDGVYAFVIDRLTERREVADVQTTMAYEHVQSRCIEPAGPDRPRFSRRAR, from the coding sequence ATGGAACTTGATGCGCTGGACCTGGCCCTTCTGCGGGAGCTGCAGAACGACGCACGGCAGACCAACCGCGACCTCGCGGCCAAGACCGGGGTCTCCCCCTCCACCTCGCTCGAGCGGGTACGGCTGCTGCGCGAGCGAGGCGTGATCACCGGCTACCACGCCGTCCTGGACCTCGACGCGGCCGGCCGGCCCGTCCAGGCACTCATCTCGGTGCGCATCCGGCCCCCGGCCCGTCCCGTCATCGAGGGGTTCCGGGAATGGGCCGCACGCCTGCCGGAGGTGATCGGCCTGTTCGTCACCTCCGGCACGCACGACTTCCTCCTGCACATCGCCGTCGCCGACGTCGACGGCGTGTACGCCTTCGTCATCGACCGTCTCACCGAACGCAGGGAAGTCGCCGACGTGCAGACCACCATGGCCTATGAGCACGTCCAGTCGCGCTGCATCGAGCCTGCCGGTCCCGATCGCCCCCGCTTCTCGCGCAGAGCCCGCTGA
- a CDS encoding TSUP family transporter, which yields MSGNSRLPRVLVVNAALAGTVWLIWAMVWGARYFDVLAQDWRVAVTMVFGSLVGGGTSEGGGAIAFPVLTKGLAVPPDQARIFTFAIQSIGMAAASLSILLCRVPVERRVVLYGSAAGAVGVMLSVTLLAPLVPLPTVRALFTMLLVALAVALVVQLRQRGYRRNATIPVWTGRELLLVVCAGFAGGIVSGVVGVGENCVMFLLLVLLFRVSEKVATPTTVVMMTVVSITAFLTHVFVTGDFTGPVVGYWVAAAPVVAVGAPLGAWICTHLTPLTIRVVLFVLIAAELASTVLLVPFTWGMVVASAITLVLITGLCLVLVRQGRYATPPATPDERVPAGAVGGSAR from the coding sequence GTGTCGGGAAATTCCAGGCTTCCTCGGGTGCTGGTGGTCAACGCCGCGCTCGCCGGAACGGTGTGGCTGATCTGGGCCATGGTGTGGGGGGCGCGCTACTTCGATGTCCTCGCCCAGGACTGGCGGGTGGCGGTGACGATGGTGTTCGGTTCGCTGGTGGGCGGCGGAACGAGTGAGGGCGGCGGGGCGATCGCGTTCCCCGTCCTGACCAAGGGTCTGGCCGTCCCGCCGGACCAGGCGCGGATCTTCACCTTCGCCATCCAGTCCATCGGTATGGCGGCCGCGTCGCTGTCCATCCTTCTGTGCCGGGTACCGGTGGAGCGGCGTGTGGTGCTCTACGGCTCGGCCGCCGGGGCGGTGGGGGTGATGCTGAGCGTGACCCTGCTCGCCCCACTCGTACCGCTGCCCACCGTGCGCGCGCTGTTCACCATGTTGCTGGTGGCGCTCGCCGTGGCACTCGTCGTCCAGCTGCGCCAGCGCGGCTACCGGCGCAACGCCACCATCCCCGTGTGGACGGGGCGCGAATTGCTGCTGGTCGTGTGCGCCGGGTTCGCGGGCGGCATCGTCAGCGGAGTCGTCGGCGTGGGGGAGAACTGCGTGATGTTCCTGCTGCTGGTACTGCTGTTCCGGGTATCGGAGAAAGTCGCCACCCCCACGACGGTGGTGATGATGACCGTGGTGTCGATCACGGCGTTCCTCACCCACGTGTTCGTCACCGGGGACTTCACGGGGCCGGTGGTCGGCTACTGGGTGGCTGCCGCTCCGGTCGTCGCGGTCGGCGCCCCACTGGGAGCGTGGATCTGCACCCACCTGACGCCGCTCACGATCAGGGTGGTCCTCTTCGTCCTGATCGCTGCGGAACTGGCCAGCACCGTACTCCTGGTGCCGTTCACTTGGGGCATGGTCGTGGCCAGCGCGATCACCCTGGTCCTGATCACCGGCCTGTGCCTCGTGCTCGTCCGGCAGGGCCGCTACGCCACGCCGCCCGCGACACCGGACGAACGCGTCCCGGCCGGTGCCGTCGGCGGGTCGGCGCGGTGA
- a CDS encoding carboxylesterase/lipase family protein: MPRQADPVVETPAGAVRGLRDGCGERYRGLRDGCGERYRALPYAAAPTGAGRFAPPAPHPGWSGVRDGTRPSPTAPQPARDFGRLDMVPYFGPGWVPGEEYLTVDVHTPAADGGRRPVMVFVHGGGFVTGSNRAALYDGSAFARDGVVLVTVNYRLGIPGFLDLAGAPANRGLLDVLAALGWVRDTVATFGGDPGNVTLFGQSAGATLVGALLATPEAGGLFRRAIVQSGNGTGAFTPEQARRVTATAAVALGVEPTAEAFAPIPDERFLTILPALAGLDLRTGTATDPLAGLSPFGPVLPVQPADGLADGPAGDVDLLIGTNTEEGHLYLAPRGDLESTTEADLLAVAARVHADPETVLAAHRAARPDSTPGETRSALLGQVLFEAGTRRMAHAHARISGGRTHVYSFGYRSTALDGRLGAAHTVELPFVFDIADKPWLHGDTRLLGPDPAPAGLAARVHGAWVAFARTGNPGWAPYAPQHPAEEILGAPK, from the coding sequence GTGCCCCGACAAGCAGATCCGGTCGTCGAAACCCCGGCGGGCGCCGTGCGCGGCCTCAGGGACGGATGCGGCGAGCGCTACCGCGGCCTCAGGGACGGATGCGGCGAGCGCTACCGCGCCCTCCCCTACGCTGCGGCCCCCACCGGCGCCGGCCGTTTCGCCCCGCCCGCACCGCATCCGGGCTGGTCCGGCGTCCGCGACGGTACGCGGCCCTCGCCCACGGCTCCCCAGCCGGCCCGCGACTTCGGCCGGCTCGACATGGTCCCCTACTTCGGGCCGGGCTGGGTGCCCGGCGAGGAGTACCTGACCGTCGACGTCCACACGCCCGCCGCCGACGGCGGCAGGCGCCCCGTCATGGTCTTCGTGCACGGCGGCGGGTTCGTCACCGGCTCGAACCGTGCCGCGCTCTACGACGGCAGCGCGTTCGCCCGCGACGGCGTCGTCCTCGTGACGGTGAACTACCGCCTCGGCATCCCCGGTTTCCTCGATCTGGCGGGTGCTCCGGCCAACCGCGGACTGCTGGACGTGCTCGCCGCGCTCGGCTGGGTACGCGACACCGTCGCCACGTTCGGCGGTGACCCCGGGAACGTCACGCTCTTCGGCCAGTCCGCGGGTGCCACGCTCGTCGGCGCACTGCTCGCGACACCGGAGGCAGGCGGTCTGTTCCGGCGAGCGATCGTCCAGAGCGGCAACGGCACCGGCGCGTTCACCCCGGAACAAGCACGACGGGTCACCGCCACGGCGGCCGTCGCACTGGGCGTCGAGCCGACCGCCGAGGCGTTCGCCCCGATCCCGGACGAGCGTTTCCTGACGATCCTGCCCGCACTGGCCGGCCTCGACCTCCGCACCGGCACCGCCACGGACCCGCTGGCCGGGCTCAGCCCGTTCGGTCCGGTCCTGCCGGTCCAGCCCGCCGACGGTCTCGCCGACGGCCCGGCCGGCGACGTCGACCTGCTCATCGGCACCAACACCGAAGAGGGTCACCTCTACCTCGCGCCGCGGGGCGACCTGGAGTCCACCACGGAAGCCGACCTGCTCGCCGTGGCCGCCCGGGTGCATGCGGACCCGGAAACCGTCCTCGCCGCGCACCGCGCGGCACGGCCGGACAGCACACCGGGCGAGACGCGCTCCGCCCTGCTCGGCCAGGTCCTGTTCGAGGCCGGTACGAGACGCATGGCGCACGCCCACGCGCGGATCTCGGGCGGCCGTACCCACGTCTACTCCTTCGGGTACCGCTCGACGGCCCTGGACGGGCGACTCGGCGCAGCCCACACCGTCGAACTCCCCTTCGTGTTCGACATCGCCGACAAGCCCTGGCTGCACGGGGACACCCGCCTGCTCGGCCCCGACCCCGCCCCGGCGGGACTCGCGGCCCGGGTACACGGCGCCTGGGTCGCGTTCGCCCGCACCGGGAACCCCGGCTGGGCTCCCTACGCCCCGCAGCATCCCGCGGAGGAGATCCTCGGCGCCCCGAAGTGA
- a CDS encoding MBL fold metallo-hydrolase, whose protein sequence is MDQSPEQITLGDVTVSRIKEFFGSSEMSPGQFFPDSPHGSWDEHRDWLAPDFWNPRTDECRTAIQSWLLRSEGRTILVDTGVGNHKERPYAPVWSRLDTNYLDNLAAAGVRPEDVDIVVNTHLHIDHVGWNTRLDGRTWVPAFPNATYLMTRRDFDFWNPANENRSVLGRGNQNVFEDSVAPVHRAGLTHLWEGTYRIDKNLRLDLAPGHTPGSSVLTLQSGGDQALFVGDLVHTALQIAEPDTNSCFCEDPAESRATRHRLLGRAAENNALVFPAHFGGRGAAEVARSGSKFAIKEWAGFPRFS, encoded by the coding sequence ATGGACCAGAGCCCCGAGCAGATCACCCTCGGCGATGTCACCGTCAGCCGGATCAAAGAGTTCTTCGGCTCGTCGGAGATGTCTCCGGGCCAGTTCTTCCCGGACAGCCCCCACGGCTCGTGGGACGAGCACCGCGACTGGCTGGCACCCGACTTCTGGAACCCGCGGACGGACGAGTGCCGTACGGCGATCCAGTCCTGGCTGTTGCGCAGCGAGGGGCGCACGATCCTCGTCGACACCGGCGTGGGCAACCACAAGGAGCGGCCCTACGCGCCGGTGTGGAGCCGCCTGGACACGAACTACCTCGACAACCTCGCCGCCGCCGGGGTGCGGCCCGAGGACGTCGACATCGTGGTCAACACCCACCTGCACATCGACCACGTCGGCTGGAACACCCGCCTCGACGGGCGGACCTGGGTACCGGCCTTCCCGAACGCCACGTACCTGATGACCCGGCGGGACTTCGACTTCTGGAACCCCGCCAACGAGAACCGGAGCGTGCTCGGCCGCGGGAACCAGAACGTCTTCGAGGACAGCGTCGCACCGGTCCACCGGGCGGGACTGACTCATCTGTGGGAGGGGACGTACCGGATCGACAAGAACCTGCGTCTCGATCTCGCACCCGGGCACACCCCCGGCTCGTCCGTGCTCACCCTGCAATCCGGCGGCGACCAGGCCCTGTTCGTCGGGGACCTGGTGCACACCGCGTTGCAGATCGCGGAGCCGGACACCAATTCCTGCTTCTGCGAGGACCCGGCGGAGTCCCGCGCCACCCGGCACAGGCTGCTCGGCCGCGCCGCCGAGAACAACGCGCTCGTCTTCCCGGCGCACTTCGGCGGCCGGGGCGCGGCGGAGGTCGCGCGCAGCGGTTCGAAGTTCGCGATCAAGGAGTGGGCGGGCTTCCCCCGCTTCTCCTGA